TCCGCCTAATGCATCTATTTCACGTACTACTATCCCTTTCGCAGGGCCACCAACTGATGGATTACATGGCATATAAGCGATCATATCAAGACTTATTGTTAACATTAGGGTTTTAGCACCCATTTGTGCAGAAGCATACGCTGCTTCTACACCAGCATGACCGGCACCGATTACTACACAATCAAACGTGCCAGCTTCATATGTTGTTGTTGTCATGCCTATCTTCCTCTCTAAATTATCATTATTATTTCAATCTATTGCATTAATACATACGGAGATTATTTTCCTAAACAGAATTGGGAGAATAACTGGTTAATTAAACTTTCCTGAACTGTATCACCGATGATTTCACCGAGTATTTCCCACGTTCTCGTTACATCAATTTGAACTATATCGACAGGTACATCATTCTCAGCACCTTCAATGGCATCGCTAATTGTGTCTAAAGCTTGGTGCAACAATGTAATATGTCGTGAATTTGATACATACGTCAAATCATCCGATTCTATTTGTCCTTCAAAGAATAATGAAGCTATTGCTTCTTCAAGCTCAATAACTCCTTCTTCTTTTAATAAGGAAGTTGTTACGACACGTCGACCATTTGCTAATTCTTTTACTTTCTCAAGATTCACCTTTTGAGGTAAATCTGTTTTATTCACGACAACAATAAAATCCATATTATGAATGGTTTCAAAAAGTCTTTCATCTTCTTCGGACAATTCTTCAGAAGCATTTATGACAAGTAAAATTAAATCTGCCTCTTTTAATACTTGTCGTGACCTTTCTACACCAATTCGTTCAACGATATCTTCCGTTTCACGTATACCAGCTGTATCTACAAGCCTTAATGGTACTCCGCGCACATTGACATACTCTTCTATAATATCACGTGTTGTCCCTGCTATATCAGTAACAATGGCTTTATTTTCGTGAACTAAGCTATTTAATAATGAAGACTTCCCTACATTTGGTCTTCCTAGTATTACAGTTGACAAGCCTTCACGTAAAATTTTCCCCTGTGAGGATGTCTGTAAAAGTTTTTCTATTTCTTCCTTTACCCATGTACATTTTTCTAATAGTACAGGAATTGTCATTTCTTCTACATCGTCATACTCTGGGTAATCTATATTTACTTCAACTTGAGCTAATGTCTCAATTAAAGCTTGTCGCAATTGGCCGATCAATTTTGATAATTTCCCGTCCATTTGACCAAGTGCAACATTCATTGCTTTATCCGTTTTTGCTCGAATTAAGTCCATTACTGCTTCTGCCTGGGACAAATCGATACGTCCATTTAAAAACGCTCGTTTCGTAAATTCTCCTGGCTCCGCTAATCTTGCACCATTTCTTAATACAAGCTGCAATACTCGGTTTACTGATACGATACCACCATGACAATTGATTTCAACAACATCTTCTCTTGTGAAAGTTTTCGGTCCTCTCATTAATGAAACCATTACTTCCTCAACTACTTCATCAGTTTTTGGATCGATTAAATGACCATAGTGTATTGTATGGGTTTTGACTTCGCTTAGCTTTTTTCCATTTGGTGACTGGAATATTTTATCCGTTATTTGAACCGCTTCTTCACCACTTAATCGTACAATGGCAATGGCACCTTCACCCATCGGAGTGGAGATCGCAGCAATTGTATCGTATTCCATTATTTGCTCCTCCTAAATCTACTTCCTCTATATCTGGTATCTATTAAAATCCACAATCGGAATTTACATTTTCTTTATTGTTAATATTCATCGTCATTTTTATCCACAATGGAATAACTTCATCCGACAATAATTACTAACAATTTAGGGTACCATATTTTCATAAAATACGAAAGTAATTGAGTTATTCACATGTGGATAACAACTTTTTATTATATTTATTTGTTATGCACAATCGAAAACGAGCTTACTTAAATGTG
Above is a genomic segment from Lysinibacillus sp. PLM2 containing:
- the mnmE gene encoding tRNA modification GTPase MnmE; translation: MEYDTIAAISTPMGEGAIAIVRLSGEEAVQITDKIFQSPNGKKLSEVKTHTIHYGHLIDPKTDEVVEEVMVSLMRGPKTFTREDVVEINCHGGIVSVNRVLQLVLRNGARLAEPGEFTKRAFLNGRIDLSQAEAVMDLIRAKTDKAMNVALGQMDGKLSKLIGQLRQALIETLAQVEVNIDYPEYDDVEEMTIPVLLEKCTWVKEEIEKLLQTSSQGKILREGLSTVILGRPNVGKSSLLNSLVHENKAIVTDIAGTTRDIIEEYVNVRGVPLRLVDTAGIRETEDIVERIGVERSRQVLKEADLILLVINASEELSEEDERLFETIHNMDFIVVVNKTDLPQKVNLEKVKELANGRRVVTTSLLKEEGVIELEEAIASLFFEGQIESDDLTYVSNSRHITLLHQALDTISDAIEGAENDVPVDIVQIDVTRTWEILGEIIGDTVQESLINQLFSQFCLGK